The Clostridia bacterium genome segment GCCCGCAGCGCCCTCCGCGCCTGTCGCGGCCGCCGCGCTCGCAGCCCCGTGGACGCCGCCGGCCGCCCCGGGGTTCGGCGCGCTCGCCGAACCGGCCCACGCGCCCCAGGCGGAGCCGGCGCTGGCCCCGAACCGGCTGCCGGCGTGCCGGGTGATCGCGGTGATGGGACCTTCGGGCGCCGGAAAGACGACCGCCGCCGCGTCCCTCGCGGGCCAGGCCCGCCGCCTGGGCCGCGGCGTGCGTCTGCTCGTCGCGGGCGCCTACCGCCCGGGCGCCGCCGCCCAGCTGCGCGCCCTGGCACGGGCGCTGGGCGTGGATGTGCAGGAAGCCGGCTCCCCCGGGGCCCTGAGCGCGGCCCTCGGAGAGCCCGGCGTGGACTGCGCGGTGGTGGATTTGGCGGCCGCCAACCGTCTCGATCCCCGCGCCTGGTCGGAGTTCGCGGCGTGGACGCGCGCCCTGCCCCCGGACGCGTGGCGGCTCCTCGCCGCGCCGGCCGGCTGGCACGGGCGCGACGCCGAGGCGACGCTCGACGCGTACCTGGCCCTCGGCCCGTGCGACCTCATCCTGACCAAGTGCGACGAGACGGAAGACGATCGCGCCCTCGCGCGCCTGGCCGCGGCACGCGGCATGGCCGTCGCCTTCTGCGGGCTGTCGCCCGCGGTGCCGCTCGGCCTGCGGCCGGCCAGCGCGGTGTGGGGGAGGGAGGCGACGGTGCCATGACCGCGACGATCGGCGCTCGCCTCCGCCAGCGGTCGATCGCCGTCACGAGCGGCAAGGGAGGCGTGGGGAAGAGCAATGTCTCGCTCAACCTGGCGCTGGCATGGGCGCAGCGCGGCGGCCGCGTGCTCGTCGTGGACGCGGACTTCGGCCTCGGCACCCTGGAAGTGCTCCTGGACGTGCTGCCGCCGCACCACCTCGGCGACTGGCTCGAAGGCCGCGCGTCCTTTGAAGAGATCCGCCTGCCGGTCGCCGATCGGGTCGACCTGCTGGCCGCCGGCTCCGGGCTGTGGGAACTGGCCTCCTTGCCCGGAGACCGGGTGCGCGCCGCCATCCAACAGATGGCGGACGCCTGCCGCGGGTACGACATGGTGCTCATCGACACGGGCGCGGGCGTCGGCCCCCAGGTGCTGGGGATCCTCGCCGCCGTCGGCGAGGTGCTCGTCGTCACCACCCCGGAACCGACGGCCGTCACGGAGGCCTACACGATGTTCAAGGCGCTCCGGCACGTGAACCCGGACGCGACCGTGTACCTCCTGGTGAACCAGGCGACGGACCACGTGGGGCGCGAGACGGCGGAGCAGCTCGCCCTCGCGACGGAGCGGTTCCTCGGCTGGAAGTCGGCGTACATCGGCGCCGTCCCGAGCGACTTCCAGGTGGGCCTGGCCGTTCAGGAACGGCGGCCGTTCCTGCAGCTCTTCCCGCAGGCGCCGGCCGCACGCGCCGTGCGCCGCATCGCGGACCGGCTGCGGGACGCCCCGGTCCGGCCGCGCAGCCTGCCCGCCGTGCTCGGCCGGGTGTGGCTGTCGTCCGCCGAGGCGGAGGGCGAGCAGCGCCCGGGCCCTCCGGAAGACGCGGGCGCGGAGGCGGAGACCCGCCGGACGGAGCCTGGAGCGGAAGCGCCGGCGGCGACGTCCGCGGAGGTCGCCGCTGCAGAGGTCGCCGCCGCTGGACAAGCCGACGAGAGCGGCGTCGG includes the following:
- a CDS encoding P-loop NTPase encodes the protein MTATIGARLRQRSIAVTSGKGGVGKSNVSLNLALAWAQRGGRVLVVDADFGLGTLEVLLDVLPPHHLGDWLEGRASFEEIRLPVADRVDLLAAGSGLWELASLPGDRVRAAIQQMADACRGYDMVLIDTGAGVGPQVLGILAAVGEVLVVTTPEPTAVTEAYTMFKALRHVNPDATVYLLVNQATDHVGRETAEQLALATERFLGWKSAYIGAVPSDFQVGLAVQERRPFLQLFPQAPAARAVRRIADRLRDAPVRPRSLPAVLGRVWLSSAEAEGEQRPGPPEDAGAEAETRRTEPGAEAPAATSAEVAAAEVAAAGQADESGVGAGAGSWSPVGIDQLRLTPNQRIELVMEDGTHYQTWAEAFEGDILRVAAPMRRGDWVRAPVGARMTVRFHDQVASFEFPAAFAAKDGEGVWQLRLGETGRRQQRRHHVRWECSLPVRFYWWASDPSGAAVASGSGHGRTGDISGGGMLLITETNLPVGAQLDVQVDLDQRTIAASCRVLRMTKSVQRDKNGTEEFWYGVEWTAISRRDRDAIV